A window of Vulpes lagopus strain Blue_001 chromosome 21, ASM1834538v1, whole genome shotgun sequence contains these coding sequences:
- the LOC121479966 gene encoding ubiquitin-conjugating enzyme E2 N-like, whose translation MAGLPRRIIKETQRLLAEPVPGIKAEPDESNAHYFHVVIAGPQDSPFEGGTFKLELFLPEEYPMAGPKVRFMTKIYHPNVDKLGRICLDILKDKWSPLQVCTVLLSIQALLSAPNPDDPLANDVAEQWKTNKAQAIETARAWTRLYAMNNI comes from the coding sequence ATGGCCGGGCTGCCCCGCAGGATTATCAAGGAGACCCAGCGCTTGCTGGCAGAACCAGTTCCTGGCATTAAAGCAGAACCAGATGAGAGCAACGCCCATTATTTTCATGTGGTCATTGCTGGCCCCCAGGATTCCCCCTTTGAGGGAGGGACTTTTAAACTGGAACTATTCCTTCCAGAAGAATACCCGATGGCAGGCCCTAAAGTACGTTTCATGACCAAAATTTATCATCCTAATGTAGACAAGTTGGGAAgaatatgtttagatattttgaaagataagtggTCCCCACTGCAGGTCTGCACAGTTCTGCTATCGATCCAGGCTTTGTTAAGTGCTCCCAATCCAGATGATCCGTTAGCAAATGATGTAGCAGAGCAGTGGAAGACCAACAAAGCCCAAGCCATAGAAACAGCTAGAGCATGGACTAGGCTATATgccatgaataatatttaa